From a region of the Tursiops truncatus isolate mTurTru1 chromosome 2, mTurTru1.mat.Y, whole genome shotgun sequence genome:
- the LOC101324512 gene encoding malignant T-cell-amplified sequence 1-like: protein MFKKFDEKENVSNCIQLKTSVIKGIKNQLIEQFPGIDPWLNQIMPKKDPVKIVRCHEHIEILTVNGELLFFRQREGPFYPTLRLLHKYPFILPRQQVDKGAIKFVLSGANIMCPGLTSPGAKLYPAAVDTVVAIMAEGKQHALCVGVMKMSAEEIEKVNKGIGIENIHYLNDGLWHMKTYK, encoded by the coding sequence ATGTTCAAGAAatttgatgaaaaagaaaatgtgtccaACTGCATCCAGTTGAAAACTTCCGTTATTAAGGGTATTAAGAACCAGTTGATAGAGCAGTTTCCTGGTATCGATCCGTGGCTGAATCAAATCATGCCTAAGAAGGATCCGGTCAAAATAGTGCGATGCCACGAACACATAGAAATCCTCACTGTAAACGGGGAGTTACTATTTTTTAGACAAAGAGAAGGGCCTTTTTATCCAACGCTAAGGCTGCTTCACAAATACCCTTTCATCCTGCCCCGCCAGCAGGTTGATAAAGGAGCCATCAAGTTTGTGCTCAGTGGAGCCAATATCATGTGTCCAGGCCTGACCTCTCCCGGAGCTAAGCTCTACCCCGCCGCGGTGGACACGGTGGTTGCAATCATGGCAGAAGGAAAACAGCACGCCCTGTGTGTGGGAGTCATGAAGATGTCTGCAGAGGAAATCGAGAAAGTCAACAAAGGAATCGGGATCGAAAATATCCATTATTTAAATGACGGGCTGTGGCACATGAAGACGTATAAATGA